A genome region from Candidatus Hydrogenedentota bacterium includes the following:
- a CDS encoding sodium/solute symporter (Members of the Solute:Sodium Symporter (SSS), TC 2.A.21 as described in tcdb.org, catalyze solute:Na+ symport. Known solutes for members of the family include sugars, amino acids, nucleosides, inositols, vitamins, urea or anions, depending on the system.), giving the protein MTVLAGWDWAIIAVYFGAVAGIALWASRNQNTSADYFLAGRDVGWFAVGASLFASNIGSEHLVGLAGAGAKSGMAMAHYELHAWCILVLGWVLVPFYYRSGVFTMPEFLERRYNPAARWILSIVSLTAYVFTKVSVTVYAGGTVFATLFPDVNIAGLDSFWVGALATVILTGIYTVVGGMKAVVYTDAMQAVVLIVGSLTITALGLWHLGGWAELRAQCGPTHFNMWRPWNDPDFPWPGMLFAAPIVGLWYWCTDQYIVQRTLAARNLTIARRGTIFGAYLKLTPVFLFIVPGMIAYALAKKNLLVLESPDQAFPALVSQILPVGVKGLVIAGLLAALMSSLSALFNSCSTLFTVDIYQKLKPRASERELVTVGRVVTAVVVVLGIAWIPVMKMVAGALYEYLQSVQSYLAPPMTAVFFLGVFWKRLNGTGAVAALGAGFALGLLKLACQVYANSFEPAALEALSGPMALAAAYGHINFLLFCVFLFVFCCAALVVVSYATAPPDEKRITGLTYATVTAEGRDEIRAGWNRWDVIHTCIVLGLILGVYLYFTG; this is encoded by the coding sequence ATGACGGTGCTTGCGGGTTGGGACTGGGCGATCATCGCGGTGTATTTCGGGGCGGTGGCGGGGATCGCCCTGTGGGCGTCGCGCAACCAGAACACGTCGGCGGACTATTTCCTGGCGGGGCGCGACGTGGGGTGGTTCGCCGTGGGGGCGTCGCTGTTCGCGTCGAACATCGGGTCGGAGCACCTGGTGGGGCTGGCGGGGGCGGGGGCGAAGAGCGGGATGGCGATGGCGCACTATGAGCTGCACGCGTGGTGCATCCTGGTGCTGGGGTGGGTGCTGGTGCCGTTCTACTACCGCTCGGGCGTGTTCACGATGCCGGAGTTTCTGGAGCGCCGGTACAACCCGGCGGCGCGGTGGATCCTCTCGATCGTGAGCCTTACGGCCTATGTGTTCACGAAGGTGAGCGTGACGGTGTACGCGGGGGGCACGGTCTTCGCGACGCTGTTCCCGGACGTGAACATCGCGGGGCTGGACAGTTTCTGGGTGGGCGCGCTGGCGACGGTGATCCTGACGGGCATCTACACGGTGGTGGGCGGCATGAAGGCGGTGGTGTACACGGACGCGATGCAGGCGGTGGTGCTGATTGTCGGGTCGCTGACGATCACAGCGCTGGGCCTGTGGCATCTGGGCGGCTGGGCCGAGCTGCGGGCGCAGTGCGGCCCGACGCACTTCAACATGTGGCGGCCCTGGAACGACCCGGATTTCCCGTGGCCGGGCATGCTCTTCGCCGCGCCCATCGTGGGGCTGTGGTACTGGTGCACGGACCAGTACATCGTGCAGCGGACGCTGGCGGCGCGCAACCTGACCATCGCGCGGCGGGGCACCATTTTCGGCGCCTATCTGAAACTGACGCCCGTGTTCCTGTTCATCGTGCCGGGGATGATCGCCTACGCCCTGGCGAAGAAGAACCTGCTGGTGCTGGAAAGCCCGGACCAGGCCTTCCCCGCGCTGGTGTCGCAAATCCTGCCGGTGGGTGTCAAGGGGCTGGTGATCGCGGGGCTGCTGGCCGCGCTGATGAGCTCCCTGTCCGCCCTGTTCAACTCCTGCTCCACCCTCTTCACGGTGGACATCTACCAGAAGCTGAAGCCGCGGGCGTCGGAGCGGGAGCTGGTGACCGTCGGGCGCGTCGTGACCGCCGTCGTCGTGGTGCTCGGCATCGCGTGGATCCCCGTGATGAAGATGGTGGCCGGGGCGCTCTACGAGTACCTCCAGAGTGTGCAGTCCTACCTCGCGCCGCCCATGACGGCCGTGTTCTTCCTTGGCGTCTTCTGGAAGCGGCTCAACGGAACGGGGGCGGTCGCCGCGCTGGGGGCGGGCTTCGCCCTGGGCCTGCTCAAGCTGGCATGCCAGGTCTACGCGAACAGCTTCGAGCCGGCGGCGCTGGAGGCGCTGTCCGGACCGATGGCCCTCGCCGCGGCCTATGGCCACATCAACTTCCTGCTCTTCTGCGTGTTCCTGTTCGTGTTCTGCTGCGCCGCCCTGGTCGTGGTGAGCTACGCCACCGCCCCGCCGGACGAGAAGCGGATCACCGGCCTCACCTACGCCACCGTCACCGCCGAGGGCCGCGACGAAATCCGCGCGGGCTGGAACCGCTGGGATGTCATCCACACCTGCATCGTGCTGGGGCTGATCCTGGGCGTCTACCTCTACTTCACGGGGTGA
- a CDS encoding sigma-70 family RNA polymerase sigma factor has protein sequence MQDTEDWALAFRARDGDTDAFARLVRRYQRPVVHFCARMTGSLEDAEEVAQEVFLGLHRSLPTLEPRARLSTLLFGIARNLSLNCIRNGKRRGRDRMVSLDAAPVDYAGGVTPDRHAEASELGGLLEAALLRLPEDQREVLLLREYEHMDYGAIAETVGCPVGTVRSRLARARESLRRELEAWDHGS, from the coding sequence ATGCAGGACACGGAAGACTGGGCGCTGGCGTTCCGCGCGCGGGACGGCGACACGGACGCGTTCGCGCGGCTGGTGCGGCGCTATCAGCGGCCGGTGGTCCATTTCTGCGCCCGCATGACCGGCTCCCTCGAGGACGCGGAGGAGGTCGCCCAGGAGGTGTTCCTGGGGCTCCACCGCAGCCTGCCGACACTTGAACCGAGGGCGCGGCTCTCCACCCTCCTCTTCGGCATCGCCCGGAACCTGTCGCTGAACTGCATCCGCAACGGGAAACGGCGCGGCCGCGACCGCATGGTGTCGCTGGACGCGGCGCCGGTGGATTATGCGGGCGGCGTGACGCCGGACCGGCACGCCGAGGCGTCGGAGCTGGGCGGCCTGCTGGAGGCGGCGCTCCTGCGCCTGCCGGAGGACCAGCGGGAGGTGCTGCTGCTGCGCGAATACGAACACATGGACTACGGGGCCATCGCCGAAACGGTCGGATGCCCCGTGGGCACGGTGCGGAGCCGCCTCGCCCGCGCGCGGGAAAGCCTGCGCCGGGAACTGGAGGCCTGGGACCACGGATCATGA
- a CDS encoding DUF3379 domain-containing protein, with protein MNREHGLTQEDLERIGAILDGEGADPAADAAWLAANPARAAYLEQMRALRGALARLSAPEVSPGFAERVCGRIPPLRGEHAARFRRVTVTVTALAASLAVIAGGAWVALSLEDPAPAPAALQLAAPPTGEDAELPTPETLWPFEDGMAEVLEASETLTDAELVAALALEEDGAAADAWLDAEGNGGVWALYEEAELLADENAEALAPLLRRGAPLV; from the coding sequence ATGAACAGGGAACACGGGCTGACACAGGAAGACCTGGAGCGGATCGGCGCGATCCTCGACGGCGAGGGCGCGGACCCCGCGGCGGACGCCGCGTGGCTGGCCGCCAACCCCGCCCGCGCGGCGTATCTGGAACAGATGCGGGCGCTGCGCGGCGCGCTCGCGCGCCTGTCCGCCCCGGAGGTCTCCCCCGGGTTCGCGGAGCGGGTCTGCGGGCGCATCCCCCCGCTGCGCGGGGAGCATGCCGCGCGCTTCCGCCGGGTCACGGTGACCGTGACCGCGCTGGCGGCCTCGCTCGCGGTGATCGCCGGGGGCGCGTGGGTCGCCCTGTCCCTGGAGGATCCCGCGCCCGCCCCGGCGGCCCTCCAGTTGGCCGCCCCGCCGACAGGCGAAGACGCGGAACTCCCAACCCCGGAAACGCTCTGGCCCTTCGAGGACGGCATGGCCGAGGTGCTGGAGGCAAGCGAGACGCTGACGGACGCCGAACTGGTCGCCGCGCTGGCGCTGGAGGAGGACGGCGCGGCGGCGGACGCGTGGCTGGACGCCGAGGGAAACGGGGGCGTGTGGGCCCTGTATGAGGAGGCGGAACTGCTGGCTGACGAAAACGCGGAGGCGCTGGCGCCCCTGCTTCGGAGGGGCGCGCCGCTCGTCTAG
- a CDS encoding nucleotide sugar dehydrogenase, whose protein sequence is MKQRLLEAIVSGRAAVAVVGAGYVGIPLAKHFLDAGHPVIVHDTDPAKVGALRAGVSPLRHLPGDWAARAAAAGNLTASADPACLAGADAVIVCVPTPLTAHREPDLSCVRAAVAAAAAVLRPGMLVVLESTTWPGTTEEVVRPLLEAGGLRAGADFFLAFSPEREDPGNTRHALPDIPKVVGGVTADCTEAAAALYGRVFRAVVPVSRPAAAEMAKLLENVFRSVNIALVNELKMLCDRMGLDVWEVIAAAATKPFGFMPFQPGPGLGGHCIPIDPFYLTWKAREYGFTTRFIELSGEINTSMPQYVVTRTMEALNERGKTLKGARVLVLGAAYKADVDDLRESPALRILELLRGHGAEVSYNDPHIPRLAAPTPMESAPLTAETLAAADCVLLTTAHTAYDADFIVKHSPLVVDTRNFTRDVREGREKIVKA, encoded by the coding sequence CAAAGCATTTTCTCGACGCCGGGCACCCGGTCATCGTCCACGACACGGACCCCGCCAAGGTGGGCGCGCTCCGCGCGGGCGTGTCGCCCCTGCGCCACCTCCCCGGCGACTGGGCGGCGAGGGCCGCGGCCGCCGGGAACCTCACCGCCTCGGCGGACCCCGCGTGCCTCGCGGGCGCCGACGCCGTGATCGTCTGCGTGCCCACGCCCCTGACGGCGCACCGCGAACCCGACCTGTCCTGCGTGCGCGCCGCCGTGGCGGCGGCGGCGGCGGTCCTCCGGCCCGGCATGCTGGTGGTTCTGGAAAGCACCACCTGGCCCGGCACCACCGAGGAGGTGGTGCGGCCCCTGCTGGAGGCGGGCGGGCTGCGCGCGGGCGCGGACTTCTTCCTGGCCTTCTCCCCCGAGCGCGAGGACCCCGGCAACACGCGCCACGCCCTGCCCGACATCCCCAAGGTGGTCGGCGGCGTCACGGCGGACTGCACGGAGGCGGCGGCGGCGCTCTACGGGCGCGTGTTCCGCGCCGTGGTCCCCGTGAGCCGGCCCGCCGCCGCGGAAATGGCGAAACTGCTGGAGAACGTGTTCCGCAGCGTGAACATCGCCCTGGTCAACGAGCTCAAGATGCTCTGCGACCGCATGGGCCTCGACGTGTGGGAGGTCATCGCCGCGGCCGCCACCAAGCCCTTCGGGTTCATGCCCTTCCAGCCCGGTCCCGGCCTCGGCGGCCACTGCATCCCCATTGACCCCTTCTACCTCACCTGGAAAGCCCGCGAGTACGGCTTCACCACCCGCTTCATCGAGCTGTCCGGCGAGATCAACACCTCCATGCCCCAGTATGTCGTCACCCGGACCATGGAGGCCCTCAACGAGCGCGGGAAAACGCTCAAGGGCGCGCGCGTCCTCGTGCTGGGCGCGGCGTACAAGGCCGATGTGGACGACCTGCGCGAGTCGCCCGCCCTGCGCATCCTGGAGCTGCTCCGGGGCCACGGCGCCGAGGTGTCCTACAACGACCCCCACATCCCCCGGCTCGCCGCGCCGACCCCGATGGAAAGCGCCCCCCTCACGGCGGAGACGCTGGCGGCGGCGGACTGCGTCCTCCTCACCACAGCCCACACCGCCTACGACGCGGACTTCATTGTGAAACACAGCCCGTTGGTCGTGGACACCCGCAATTTCACCCGCGATGTCCGGGAGGGACGAGAGAAGATCGTGAAGGCGTAG